TGTCAACTATGAGTGGTATTCAACGAACTGCACTTGTTCTTACTATTATCGGAGCAATCAACTGGGGACTTATCGGGTTCTTTCAGTTTGATCTAGTAGCGGCTATTTTTGGAGGCCAAGCTTCTGCTCTTTCTCGTATTATTTATGGATTGGTCGGCATTGCTGGCTTAATTAACTTGGGACTTCTGTTTAAGCCTTCTACAGAAGTAGAGCGTACAGAGCCAAAAATGAATGAACAATAAAAAAGCAGGGGCCTACTATAGCCCCTGCTTCTTCTTATCATTGAAGAATTTTTTTAATTTTGTCAATAGCCCAATCTAAGTCTTCTTGTTCAATAATAAGCGGTGGAGCAAAACGAATTACAGTATCGTGCGTTTCCTTACATAGCAATCCTTCCCCTTTTAGCTTTTCACAGTATGGCCGCGCTTTTTCATGAAGTTCTACTCCAATAAATAGACCCTTTCCCCGCACTTCTTTAACAATTGATGACTGAACGTTTTCTAACTGTTCTTTGAAATAGTTCCCTAAATTGAATGATCTTCCCACAAGATTTTCATCTTGAATAACGTCAAGAGAAGCTAGAGAAACAGCGCATGCTAAGGGATTTCCCCCAAACGTTGATCCATGTGAACCTGGGTTAAATACACCTAGAATTTCTTTATTTGCCGCAACGCATGAAATAGGAAAAACACCTCCTCCTAGGGCTTTCCCTAAGATTAGTACGTCTGGTTCTACGTCTTCCCAATCACAAGCAAACATCTTTCCTGTTCTTCCGAGTCCTACTTGAATCTCATCTGCCACAAATAGAACGTTTTGTTCCTTACAAAGAGCAGCAGCTTCTTTCAAGAAGCCTTGTGGAGGAACGTTAATTCCTGCTTCACCTTGGATAGGTTCCATTAGGAATGCAACAGTATTCGGCGTAATCGCTTCTTTCAGCGCTTTTAAGTCTCCGTATGGAACAAGCTTTATGCCAGGAAGCATCGGACCAAAGCCACGCTTATATTCTTCTTCCGAAGAAAGCGAAACTGCTGTCATTGTACGTCCATGAAAGTTATCGTAGCATGCAATAATTTCAGCTTTATTTTCCTCAATTCCTTTTTTCTCGTAGCCCCAGCGTCTTACAGCCTTTACTGCTGTTTCCACTGCTTCTGCTCCTGTGTTCATAGGTAAAATCATCTCTTTATTTGTAACCTCACACATTCTCTCATACCATGGACCAAGTTGGTCATTGTGAAAAGCTCTTGATGTAAGGGTGACACGGTCTGCCTGTTTTTTTAATGCTTCAATAATTTTAGGATGTCGATGCCCTTGGTTAACGGCTGAGTATGCACTAAGCATATCCATATATCGATTTCCCTCTGGATCTTCTACCCATACCCCTTCTGCCTTTGAAATAACAATTGGTAATGGATGATAATTGTTGGCACCAAATTTTTCGGTTTGGTTAATCACCTTTTCACTTGTTGTCTTCATTTTTCATCCCCCCTCAAAATTTCTAAACATTCTTACTATTAATTATACTGAAGCAACCGTATCTAAAAGTAAATAAAAGAAACTCATTTTTCATTAGTTCCTCTTCTAAGGGGAACATTACCCGTTCTTTTCTTCCTTCTAACGTATAAAAAGCAATAAAAAAAGCAGCTGACTTATCAGCTGCTTTTCACCGTCTTTACTTCTTAATTAGATCTTGACGGTTAGATTGCTCAACCCACTCTTCAAGCTTTTCGCGTAGTGTGTTGAAACCTTGTGGTGCTGCGTTCTCTACAGGTTGCGCTGGTGCTGCTTGAGGACGCTTTTTCTTTGGTTCTTCTTTTACTTCTGGTTCTGGTTGAGTAGCACGAATAGAAAGACCAAGCTTTCCAGACTTTTCGTCAACAGAAATAACTTTTACAGGTACTTCTTGACCTACTTTAAGATGCTCATTAATATCTTTAACGAAACCGTGAGTAACTTCTGAAATATGAACTAAACCTTGAGTTTCTTCGTCTAGTGCAACGAAAGCTCCGTATGGTTGAATTCCTGTAACTTTTCCATCAATAACGCTACCTA
This window of the Priestia filamentosa genome carries:
- a CDS encoding DUF378 domain-containing protein gives rise to the protein MSGIQRTALVLTIIGAINWGLIGFFQFDLVAAIFGGQASALSRIIYGLVGIAGLINLGLLFKPSTEVERTEPKMNEQ
- the yugI gene encoding S1 domain-containing post-transcriptional regulator GSP13, with amino-acid sequence MAEKFTVGSVIDGKVTGIQPYGAFVALDEETQGLVHISEVTHGFVKDINEHLKVGQEVPVKVISVDEKSGKLGLSIRATQPEPEVKEEPKKKRPQAAPAQPVENAAPQGFNTLREKLEEWVEQSNRQDLIKK
- a CDS encoding ornithine--oxo-acid transaminase, with the protein product MKTTSEKVINQTEKFGANNYHPLPIVISKAEGVWVEDPEGNRYMDMLSAYSAVNQGHRHPKIIEALKKQADRVTLTSRAFHNDQLGPWYERMCEVTNKEMILPMNTGAEAVETAVKAVRRWGYEKKGIEENKAEIIACYDNFHGRTMTAVSLSSEEEYKRGFGPMLPGIKLVPYGDLKALKEAITPNTVAFLMEPIQGEAGINVPPQGFLKEAAALCKEQNVLFVADEIQVGLGRTGKMFACDWEDVEPDVLILGKALGGGVFPISCVAANKEILGVFNPGSHGSTFGGNPLACAVSLASLDVIQDENLVGRSFNLGNYFKEQLENVQSSIVKEVRGKGLFIGVELHEKARPYCEKLKGEGLLCKETHDTVIRFAPPLIIEQEDLDWAIDKIKKILQ